In one window of Sciurus carolinensis chromosome X, mSciCar1.2, whole genome shotgun sequence DNA:
- the Pnma3 gene encoding paraneoplastic antigen Ma3 yields the protein MPLTLLQDWCRGEHLNTQRSMLILGIPEDCSEDEFEETLQEALRHLGRFRVIGRMFRREENAQAFLLELAQDFDYALVPREIPGKGGPWEVIVKPRNTDGEFLNRLNRFLEEERRSVSDMNRVLGSCTNCSAPRLAISPDFWTWAQTLGAAVQPLLEQMLYRELRVFSGNTISIPGALAFDAWLEHTTEMLQMWQVPEGEKRRRLMECLRGPALQVVSVLRANNAAITVEECLAALQQVFGPVESRKIAQVKFCKAYQEPGEKVSSFVVRLEPLLQKAVEKNAVSRRNVNQTRLKRILGGATLPDKLREKLKLMKQRRKPPGFLALVKLLREEEEWEATIGPERESLEGLEIDPRPSARVSGVREALVPALGNTLEARPSQGSRRWRGRGQHRRGGVMRAGSRGSRKRKHHTFCYGCGEDGHIRAQCFNPPNLPLVKQKRQAAIDLGNGSGAWDKSHPKSKAK from the coding sequence ATGCCGTTGACCCTGTTGCAGGACTGGTGTAGGGGGGAACATTTGAACACCCAGAGGTCCATGTTGATCCTGGGAATTCCTGAGGACTGTAGTGAGGATGAATTTGAAGAGACTCTCCAGGAGGCTCTCAGACATCTGGGCAGATTTAGGGTTATTGGCAGAATGTTTAGGAGGGAGGAGAATGCCCAAGCCTTTCTACTGGAGCTCGCACAAGATTTTGACTATGCTTTGGTCCCCAGGGAAATACCAGGAAAGGGGGGACCCTGGGAAGTGATTGTAAAACCCCGAAACACCGATGGCGAATTTCTCAATAGACTGAACCGCTTCTTAGAGGAGGAGAGGCGGTCTGTGTCAGACATGAACAGAGTCCTTGGGTCCTGCACTAATTGTTCAGCTCCCAGATTGGCTATATCACCAGATTTCTGGACCTGGGCCCAGACCCTGGGGGCAGCAGTGCAACCTCTACTAGAACAAATGCTGTACCGAGAACTAAGAGTGTTTTCTGGGAACACCATATCTATCCCAGGGGCACTGGCCTTTGATGCTTGGCTTGAGCACACCACCGAGATGCTACAGATGTGGCAGGTGCCTGAGGGGGAAAAGAGGCGGAGGCTGATGGAATGCTTGAGGGGCCCTGCTCTCCAGGTGGTCAGTGTGCTACGTGCCAACAATGCTGCCATCACGGTGGAGGAGTGCCTAGCAGCCCTGCAGCAGGTGTTTGGACCTGTGGAAAGCAGAAAAATTGCCCAGGTGAAATTTTGTAAGGCCTATCAGGAGCCAGGAGAGAAAGTCTCTAGTTTTGTGGTGCGGTTGGAACCCCTGCTCCAAAAAGCTGTAGAGAAAAATGCAGTATCCCGAAGGAATGTGAATCAGACTCGCCTGAAACGCATCTTAGGTGGGGCCACCCTTCCTGACAAACTTCGAGAGAAGCTTAAGCTGATGAAACAGCGAAGGAAGCCGCCTGGTTTCCTAGCCCTGGTAAAGCTCCTGCgtgaggaggaggagtgggaggccACCATAGGTCCAGAGAGGGAGAGCCTGGAAGGCTTGGAAATAGACCCAAGGCCATCTGCCAGAGTCAGTGGGGTCAGGGAAGCACTTGTCCCTGCCCTTGGCAATACTCTTGAGGCAAGGCCTTCCCAGGGTTCCCGACGCTGGAGGGGCAGAGGCCAACACCGGAGAGGGGGTGTGATGAGGGCTGGCTCTAGAGGATCAAGAAAACGGAAACACCACACCTTCTGTTATGGCTGTGGGGAAGACGGCCACATCAGGGCGCAGTGTTTCAACCCTCCCAATCTGCCCCTGGTGAAGCAGAAGAGACAGGCTGCAATTGATTTGGGAAACGGGAGCGGGGCTTGGGACAAGAGCCATCCCAAGTCCAAGGCCAAGTAG